One Glycine max cultivar Williams 82 chromosome 3, Glycine_max_v4.0, whole genome shotgun sequence DNA window includes the following coding sequences:
- the LOC100779883 gene encoding probable methyltransferase PMT3 isoform X1, giving the protein MFFPLRPHTLIHLLLLTPMFFMAGMARGRADVKSRKNLVTTTVLVLVTVGGFFYFYSQNSDSSSSVEYGAKSLSHTGLGGDKDDGVSSSTLVGGEVIAVPKSIPVCDDRLSELIPCLDRNLIYQTRLKLDLSLMEHYERHCPTPDRRFNCLIPPPPGYKVPVKWPKSRDQVWKANIPHTHLATEKSDQNWMVVKGETIVFPGGGTHFHNGADKYIASIANMLNFPNNNINNGGRVRSVLDVGCGVASFGGYLLSSNVIAMSLAPNDVHQNQIQFALERGIPAYLGVLGTQRLPYPSRSFELAHCSRCRIDWLQRDGLLLLELDRLLRPGGYFAYSSPEAYAQDEEDRRIWREMSALVERMCWKIAAKKDQTVIWVKPLTNSCYLKRLPGTKPPLCRSDDDPDAVLGVKMKACISRYSDQMHKAKGSGLAPWPARLTTPPPRLAEIHYSTEMFEKDMEVWKQRVHNYWSKLASKIKPDTIRNVMDMKANLGSFAAALKDKDVWVMNVVPENEQKNLKIIYDRGLIGTVHNWCEAFSTYPRTYDLLHAWTVFSDIIKKECSPEDLLIEIDRILRPKGFIIIHDKRSMVEYIKKYLSALHWNAVTIYDVDQGKDDDDDEVVLIIQKKMWLTSESIKVSE; this is encoded by the exons ATGTTTTTCCCACTTCGTCCACACACACTCATCCACTTGCTCCTACTTACTCCTATGTTTTTCA TGGCAGGCATGGCAAGAGGAAGAGCAGATGTGAAATCTAGAAAAAATTTGGTCACTACAACTGTGTTGGTTTTGGTGACTGTTGGTGGTTTTTTCTACTTCTATTCTCAGAATAGTGATTCATCATCTTCTGTTGAGTATGGTGCTAAATCTTTGAGCCACACTGGTTTGGGAGGGGACAAAGATGATGGTGTATCTTCCTCCACACTTGTTGGAGGAGAAGTCATTGCTGTACCAAAGAGCATTCCA gtCTGTGATGATCGATTATCCGAGCTGATTCCTTGTCTGGACAGAAACCTCATATACCAAACAAGATTGAAGCTTGATTTATCTTTGATGGAGCACTATGAGAGACACTGCCCAACACCTGATAGGAGATTCAACTGTTTAATTCCTCCTCCTCCAGGGTACAAG GTTCCAGTCAAGTGGCCCAAAAGCAGAGACCAGGTGTGGAAGGCAAATATACCTCATACCCATCTTGCAACTGAAAAATCTGACCAGAACTGGATGGTTGTGAAAGGCGAAACAATAGTGTTTCCTGGTGGAGGAACCCACTTCCATAATGGTGCTGATAAATACATTGCTTCAATTGCTAAT ATGCTTAATTTTCCAAACAACAATATAAACAATGGGGGAAGAGTCAGGTCTGTTCTTGATGTTGGCTGTGGGGTTGCTAGCTTTGGAGGATACCTCCTTTCCTCCAATGTGATAGCAATGTCATTGGCACCAAATGATgttcatcaaaatcaaatccaGTTTGCCTTAGAGAGGGGAATTCCAGCATATCTTGGTGTCTTGGGGACCCAAAGACTCCCTTATCCGAGTAGATCATTTGAACTTGCTCATTGTTCGCGCTGTAGAATTGATTGGCTCCAGAGAGATGGTTTACTTCTCCTTGAGCTGGATAGGTTACTGAGGCCAGGAGGTTATTTCGCGTACTCGTCTCCCGAAGCCTATGCACAGGATGAAGAGGATAGGAGGATATGGAGAGAAATGAGTGCTCTTGTGGAGAGGATGTGTTGGAAAATAGCTGCTAAGAAGGATCAGACTGTTATTTGGGTCAAGCCTCTCACTAATAGCTGCTACTTAAAGAGATTGCCTGGTACTAAGCCTCCACTCTGCAGATCTGATGATGATCCTGATGCTGTTTTGGGAGTTAAAATGAAAGCTTGCATTTCACGTTATTCAGATC AAATGCACAAAGCAAAAGGAAGTGGTTTGGCTCCTTGGCCTGCTCGATTGACTACTCCACCTCCTCGTCTGGCAGAAATTCACTATTCTACTGAAATGTTTGAGAAGGACATG GAAGTTTGGAAACAACGAGTTCATAATTACTGGAGCAAGCTAGCCAGTAAGATTAAGCCTGACACAATTCGCAACGTGATGGATATGAAGGCGAATTTGGGTTCATTTGCAGCAGCTTTGAAGGACAAAGATGTTTGGGTTATGAATGTGGTGCcagaaaatgaacaaaaaaatctcaagatAATATACGACAGAGGACTGATAGGAACAGTTCACAACTG GTGTGAAGCATTTTCAACCTACCCTCGAACGTACGATCTACTCCATGCATGGACTGTGTTTTCTGATATTATTAAGAAAGAATGCAGTCCAGAGGATTTATTAATTGAGATTGACAGAATCCTAAGGCCAAAGGGTTTCATCATCATCCATGATAAGCGTTCCATGGTGGAGTACATAAAGAAATACCTGTCAGCATTACACTGGAATGCTGTGACCATATATGATGTAGATCAAggtaaagatgatgatgatgatgaagtagTGCTTATAATTCAAAAGAAGATGTGGCTCACAAGTGAAAGCATTAAGGTCTCAGAATAG
- the LOC100779883 gene encoding probable methyltransferase PMT3 isoform X2, whose protein sequence is MRDVLQVPQRAMAGMARGRADVKSRKNLVTTTVLVLVTVGGFFYFYSQNSDSSSSVEYGAKSLSHTGLGGDKDDGVSSSTLVGGEVIAVPKSIPVCDDRLSELIPCLDRNLIYQTRLKLDLSLMEHYERHCPTPDRRFNCLIPPPPGYKVPVKWPKSRDQVWKANIPHTHLATEKSDQNWMVVKGETIVFPGGGTHFHNGADKYIASIANMLNFPNNNINNGGRVRSVLDVGCGVASFGGYLLSSNVIAMSLAPNDVHQNQIQFALERGIPAYLGVLGTQRLPYPSRSFELAHCSRCRIDWLQRDGLLLLELDRLLRPGGYFAYSSPEAYAQDEEDRRIWREMSALVERMCWKIAAKKDQTVIWVKPLTNSCYLKRLPGTKPPLCRSDDDPDAVLGVKMKACISRYSDQMHKAKGSGLAPWPARLTTPPPRLAEIHYSTEMFEKDMEVWKQRVHNYWSKLASKIKPDTIRNVMDMKANLGSFAAALKDKDVWVMNVVPENEQKNLKIIYDRGLIGTVHNWCEAFSTYPRTYDLLHAWTVFSDIIKKECSPEDLLIEIDRILRPKGFIIIHDKRSMVEYIKKYLSALHWNAVTIYDVDQGKDDDDDEVVLIIQKKMWLTSESIKVSE, encoded by the exons ATGAGGGATGTGCTGCAGGTCCCACAAAGAGCTA TGGCAGGCATGGCAAGAGGAAGAGCAGATGTGAAATCTAGAAAAAATTTGGTCACTACAACTGTGTTGGTTTTGGTGACTGTTGGTGGTTTTTTCTACTTCTATTCTCAGAATAGTGATTCATCATCTTCTGTTGAGTATGGTGCTAAATCTTTGAGCCACACTGGTTTGGGAGGGGACAAAGATGATGGTGTATCTTCCTCCACACTTGTTGGAGGAGAAGTCATTGCTGTACCAAAGAGCATTCCA gtCTGTGATGATCGATTATCCGAGCTGATTCCTTGTCTGGACAGAAACCTCATATACCAAACAAGATTGAAGCTTGATTTATCTTTGATGGAGCACTATGAGAGACACTGCCCAACACCTGATAGGAGATTCAACTGTTTAATTCCTCCTCCTCCAGGGTACAAG GTTCCAGTCAAGTGGCCCAAAAGCAGAGACCAGGTGTGGAAGGCAAATATACCTCATACCCATCTTGCAACTGAAAAATCTGACCAGAACTGGATGGTTGTGAAAGGCGAAACAATAGTGTTTCCTGGTGGAGGAACCCACTTCCATAATGGTGCTGATAAATACATTGCTTCAATTGCTAAT ATGCTTAATTTTCCAAACAACAATATAAACAATGGGGGAAGAGTCAGGTCTGTTCTTGATGTTGGCTGTGGGGTTGCTAGCTTTGGAGGATACCTCCTTTCCTCCAATGTGATAGCAATGTCATTGGCACCAAATGATgttcatcaaaatcaaatccaGTTTGCCTTAGAGAGGGGAATTCCAGCATATCTTGGTGTCTTGGGGACCCAAAGACTCCCTTATCCGAGTAGATCATTTGAACTTGCTCATTGTTCGCGCTGTAGAATTGATTGGCTCCAGAGAGATGGTTTACTTCTCCTTGAGCTGGATAGGTTACTGAGGCCAGGAGGTTATTTCGCGTACTCGTCTCCCGAAGCCTATGCACAGGATGAAGAGGATAGGAGGATATGGAGAGAAATGAGTGCTCTTGTGGAGAGGATGTGTTGGAAAATAGCTGCTAAGAAGGATCAGACTGTTATTTGGGTCAAGCCTCTCACTAATAGCTGCTACTTAAAGAGATTGCCTGGTACTAAGCCTCCACTCTGCAGATCTGATGATGATCCTGATGCTGTTTTGGGAGTTAAAATGAAAGCTTGCATTTCACGTTATTCAGATC AAATGCACAAAGCAAAAGGAAGTGGTTTGGCTCCTTGGCCTGCTCGATTGACTACTCCACCTCCTCGTCTGGCAGAAATTCACTATTCTACTGAAATGTTTGAGAAGGACATG GAAGTTTGGAAACAACGAGTTCATAATTACTGGAGCAAGCTAGCCAGTAAGATTAAGCCTGACACAATTCGCAACGTGATGGATATGAAGGCGAATTTGGGTTCATTTGCAGCAGCTTTGAAGGACAAAGATGTTTGGGTTATGAATGTGGTGCcagaaaatgaacaaaaaaatctcaagatAATATACGACAGAGGACTGATAGGAACAGTTCACAACTG GTGTGAAGCATTTTCAACCTACCCTCGAACGTACGATCTACTCCATGCATGGACTGTGTTTTCTGATATTATTAAGAAAGAATGCAGTCCAGAGGATTTATTAATTGAGATTGACAGAATCCTAAGGCCAAAGGGTTTCATCATCATCCATGATAAGCGTTCCATGGTGGAGTACATAAAGAAATACCTGTCAGCATTACACTGGAATGCTGTGACCATATATGATGTAGATCAAggtaaagatgatgatgatgatgaagtagTGCTTATAATTCAAAAGAAGATGTGGCTCACAAGTGAAAGCATTAAGGTCTCAGAATAG
- the LOC100779883 gene encoding probable methyltransferase PMT3 isoform X3 has product MMAGMARGRADVKSRKNLVTTTVLVLVTVGGFFYFYSQNSDSSSSVEYGAKSLSHTGLGGDKDDGVSSSTLVGGEVIAVPKSIPVCDDRLSELIPCLDRNLIYQTRLKLDLSLMEHYERHCPTPDRRFNCLIPPPPGYKVPVKWPKSRDQVWKANIPHTHLATEKSDQNWMVVKGETIVFPGGGTHFHNGADKYIASIANMLNFPNNNINNGGRVRSVLDVGCGVASFGGYLLSSNVIAMSLAPNDVHQNQIQFALERGIPAYLGVLGTQRLPYPSRSFELAHCSRCRIDWLQRDGLLLLELDRLLRPGGYFAYSSPEAYAQDEEDRRIWREMSALVERMCWKIAAKKDQTVIWVKPLTNSCYLKRLPGTKPPLCRSDDDPDAVLGVKMKACISRYSDQMHKAKGSGLAPWPARLTTPPPRLAEIHYSTEMFEKDMEVWKQRVHNYWSKLASKIKPDTIRNVMDMKANLGSFAAALKDKDVWVMNVVPENEQKNLKIIYDRGLIGTVHNWCEAFSTYPRTYDLLHAWTVFSDIIKKECSPEDLLIEIDRILRPKGFIIIHDKRSMVEYIKKYLSALHWNAVTIYDVDQGKDDDDDEVVLIIQKKMWLTSESIKVSE; this is encoded by the exons ATGA TGGCAGGCATGGCAAGAGGAAGAGCAGATGTGAAATCTAGAAAAAATTTGGTCACTACAACTGTGTTGGTTTTGGTGACTGTTGGTGGTTTTTTCTACTTCTATTCTCAGAATAGTGATTCATCATCTTCTGTTGAGTATGGTGCTAAATCTTTGAGCCACACTGGTTTGGGAGGGGACAAAGATGATGGTGTATCTTCCTCCACACTTGTTGGAGGAGAAGTCATTGCTGTACCAAAGAGCATTCCA gtCTGTGATGATCGATTATCCGAGCTGATTCCTTGTCTGGACAGAAACCTCATATACCAAACAAGATTGAAGCTTGATTTATCTTTGATGGAGCACTATGAGAGACACTGCCCAACACCTGATAGGAGATTCAACTGTTTAATTCCTCCTCCTCCAGGGTACAAG GTTCCAGTCAAGTGGCCCAAAAGCAGAGACCAGGTGTGGAAGGCAAATATACCTCATACCCATCTTGCAACTGAAAAATCTGACCAGAACTGGATGGTTGTGAAAGGCGAAACAATAGTGTTTCCTGGTGGAGGAACCCACTTCCATAATGGTGCTGATAAATACATTGCTTCAATTGCTAAT ATGCTTAATTTTCCAAACAACAATATAAACAATGGGGGAAGAGTCAGGTCTGTTCTTGATGTTGGCTGTGGGGTTGCTAGCTTTGGAGGATACCTCCTTTCCTCCAATGTGATAGCAATGTCATTGGCACCAAATGATgttcatcaaaatcaaatccaGTTTGCCTTAGAGAGGGGAATTCCAGCATATCTTGGTGTCTTGGGGACCCAAAGACTCCCTTATCCGAGTAGATCATTTGAACTTGCTCATTGTTCGCGCTGTAGAATTGATTGGCTCCAGAGAGATGGTTTACTTCTCCTTGAGCTGGATAGGTTACTGAGGCCAGGAGGTTATTTCGCGTACTCGTCTCCCGAAGCCTATGCACAGGATGAAGAGGATAGGAGGATATGGAGAGAAATGAGTGCTCTTGTGGAGAGGATGTGTTGGAAAATAGCTGCTAAGAAGGATCAGACTGTTATTTGGGTCAAGCCTCTCACTAATAGCTGCTACTTAAAGAGATTGCCTGGTACTAAGCCTCCACTCTGCAGATCTGATGATGATCCTGATGCTGTTTTGGGAGTTAAAATGAAAGCTTGCATTTCACGTTATTCAGATC AAATGCACAAAGCAAAAGGAAGTGGTTTGGCTCCTTGGCCTGCTCGATTGACTACTCCACCTCCTCGTCTGGCAGAAATTCACTATTCTACTGAAATGTTTGAGAAGGACATG GAAGTTTGGAAACAACGAGTTCATAATTACTGGAGCAAGCTAGCCAGTAAGATTAAGCCTGACACAATTCGCAACGTGATGGATATGAAGGCGAATTTGGGTTCATTTGCAGCAGCTTTGAAGGACAAAGATGTTTGGGTTATGAATGTGGTGCcagaaaatgaacaaaaaaatctcaagatAATATACGACAGAGGACTGATAGGAACAGTTCACAACTG GTGTGAAGCATTTTCAACCTACCCTCGAACGTACGATCTACTCCATGCATGGACTGTGTTTTCTGATATTATTAAGAAAGAATGCAGTCCAGAGGATTTATTAATTGAGATTGACAGAATCCTAAGGCCAAAGGGTTTCATCATCATCCATGATAAGCGTTCCATGGTGGAGTACATAAAGAAATACCTGTCAGCATTACACTGGAATGCTGTGACCATATATGATGTAGATCAAggtaaagatgatgatgatgatgaagtagTGCTTATAATTCAAAAGAAGATGTGGCTCACAAGTGAAAGCATTAAGGTCTCAGAATAG
- the LOC100779883 gene encoding probable methyltransferase PMT3 isoform X4 — protein sequence MAGMARGRADVKSRKNLVTTTVLVLVTVGGFFYFYSQNSDSSSSVEYGAKSLSHTGLGGDKDDGVSSSTLVGGEVIAVPKSIPVCDDRLSELIPCLDRNLIYQTRLKLDLSLMEHYERHCPTPDRRFNCLIPPPPGYKVPVKWPKSRDQVWKANIPHTHLATEKSDQNWMVVKGETIVFPGGGTHFHNGADKYIASIANMLNFPNNNINNGGRVRSVLDVGCGVASFGGYLLSSNVIAMSLAPNDVHQNQIQFALERGIPAYLGVLGTQRLPYPSRSFELAHCSRCRIDWLQRDGLLLLELDRLLRPGGYFAYSSPEAYAQDEEDRRIWREMSALVERMCWKIAAKKDQTVIWVKPLTNSCYLKRLPGTKPPLCRSDDDPDAVLGVKMKACISRYSDQMHKAKGSGLAPWPARLTTPPPRLAEIHYSTEMFEKDMEVWKQRVHNYWSKLASKIKPDTIRNVMDMKANLGSFAAALKDKDVWVMNVVPENEQKNLKIIYDRGLIGTVHNWCEAFSTYPRTYDLLHAWTVFSDIIKKECSPEDLLIEIDRILRPKGFIIIHDKRSMVEYIKKYLSALHWNAVTIYDVDQGKDDDDDEVVLIIQKKMWLTSESIKVSE from the exons TGGCAGGCATGGCAAGAGGAAGAGCAGATGTGAAATCTAGAAAAAATTTGGTCACTACAACTGTGTTGGTTTTGGTGACTGTTGGTGGTTTTTTCTACTTCTATTCTCAGAATAGTGATTCATCATCTTCTGTTGAGTATGGTGCTAAATCTTTGAGCCACACTGGTTTGGGAGGGGACAAAGATGATGGTGTATCTTCCTCCACACTTGTTGGAGGAGAAGTCATTGCTGTACCAAAGAGCATTCCA gtCTGTGATGATCGATTATCCGAGCTGATTCCTTGTCTGGACAGAAACCTCATATACCAAACAAGATTGAAGCTTGATTTATCTTTGATGGAGCACTATGAGAGACACTGCCCAACACCTGATAGGAGATTCAACTGTTTAATTCCTCCTCCTCCAGGGTACAAG GTTCCAGTCAAGTGGCCCAAAAGCAGAGACCAGGTGTGGAAGGCAAATATACCTCATACCCATCTTGCAACTGAAAAATCTGACCAGAACTGGATGGTTGTGAAAGGCGAAACAATAGTGTTTCCTGGTGGAGGAACCCACTTCCATAATGGTGCTGATAAATACATTGCTTCAATTGCTAAT ATGCTTAATTTTCCAAACAACAATATAAACAATGGGGGAAGAGTCAGGTCTGTTCTTGATGTTGGCTGTGGGGTTGCTAGCTTTGGAGGATACCTCCTTTCCTCCAATGTGATAGCAATGTCATTGGCACCAAATGATgttcatcaaaatcaaatccaGTTTGCCTTAGAGAGGGGAATTCCAGCATATCTTGGTGTCTTGGGGACCCAAAGACTCCCTTATCCGAGTAGATCATTTGAACTTGCTCATTGTTCGCGCTGTAGAATTGATTGGCTCCAGAGAGATGGTTTACTTCTCCTTGAGCTGGATAGGTTACTGAGGCCAGGAGGTTATTTCGCGTACTCGTCTCCCGAAGCCTATGCACAGGATGAAGAGGATAGGAGGATATGGAGAGAAATGAGTGCTCTTGTGGAGAGGATGTGTTGGAAAATAGCTGCTAAGAAGGATCAGACTGTTATTTGGGTCAAGCCTCTCACTAATAGCTGCTACTTAAAGAGATTGCCTGGTACTAAGCCTCCACTCTGCAGATCTGATGATGATCCTGATGCTGTTTTGGGAGTTAAAATGAAAGCTTGCATTTCACGTTATTCAGATC AAATGCACAAAGCAAAAGGAAGTGGTTTGGCTCCTTGGCCTGCTCGATTGACTACTCCACCTCCTCGTCTGGCAGAAATTCACTATTCTACTGAAATGTTTGAGAAGGACATG GAAGTTTGGAAACAACGAGTTCATAATTACTGGAGCAAGCTAGCCAGTAAGATTAAGCCTGACACAATTCGCAACGTGATGGATATGAAGGCGAATTTGGGTTCATTTGCAGCAGCTTTGAAGGACAAAGATGTTTGGGTTATGAATGTGGTGCcagaaaatgaacaaaaaaatctcaagatAATATACGACAGAGGACTGATAGGAACAGTTCACAACTG GTGTGAAGCATTTTCAACCTACCCTCGAACGTACGATCTACTCCATGCATGGACTGTGTTTTCTGATATTATTAAGAAAGAATGCAGTCCAGAGGATTTATTAATTGAGATTGACAGAATCCTAAGGCCAAAGGGTTTCATCATCATCCATGATAAGCGTTCCATGGTGGAGTACATAAAGAAATACCTGTCAGCATTACACTGGAATGCTGTGACCATATATGATGTAGATCAAggtaaagatgatgatgatgatgaagtagTGCTTATAATTCAAAAGAAGATGTGGCTCACAAGTGAAAGCATTAAGGTCTCAGAATAG
- the LOC100779883 gene encoding probable methyltransferase PMT3 isoform X5 — protein MARGRADVKSRKNLVTTTVLVLVTVGGFFYFYSQNSDSSSSVEYGAKSLSHTGLGGDKDDGVSSSTLVGGEVIAVPKSIPVCDDRLSELIPCLDRNLIYQTRLKLDLSLMEHYERHCPTPDRRFNCLIPPPPGYKVPVKWPKSRDQVWKANIPHTHLATEKSDQNWMVVKGETIVFPGGGTHFHNGADKYIASIANMLNFPNNNINNGGRVRSVLDVGCGVASFGGYLLSSNVIAMSLAPNDVHQNQIQFALERGIPAYLGVLGTQRLPYPSRSFELAHCSRCRIDWLQRDGLLLLELDRLLRPGGYFAYSSPEAYAQDEEDRRIWREMSALVERMCWKIAAKKDQTVIWVKPLTNSCYLKRLPGTKPPLCRSDDDPDAVLGVKMKACISRYSDQMHKAKGSGLAPWPARLTTPPPRLAEIHYSTEMFEKDMEVWKQRVHNYWSKLASKIKPDTIRNVMDMKANLGSFAAALKDKDVWVMNVVPENEQKNLKIIYDRGLIGTVHNWCEAFSTYPRTYDLLHAWTVFSDIIKKECSPEDLLIEIDRILRPKGFIIIHDKRSMVEYIKKYLSALHWNAVTIYDVDQGKDDDDDEVVLIIQKKMWLTSESIKVSE, from the exons ATGGCAAGAGGAAGAGCAGATGTGAAATCTAGAAAAAATTTGGTCACTACAACTGTGTTGGTTTTGGTGACTGTTGGTGGTTTTTTCTACTTCTATTCTCAGAATAGTGATTCATCATCTTCTGTTGAGTATGGTGCTAAATCTTTGAGCCACACTGGTTTGGGAGGGGACAAAGATGATGGTGTATCTTCCTCCACACTTGTTGGAGGAGAAGTCATTGCTGTACCAAAGAGCATTCCA gtCTGTGATGATCGATTATCCGAGCTGATTCCTTGTCTGGACAGAAACCTCATATACCAAACAAGATTGAAGCTTGATTTATCTTTGATGGAGCACTATGAGAGACACTGCCCAACACCTGATAGGAGATTCAACTGTTTAATTCCTCCTCCTCCAGGGTACAAG GTTCCAGTCAAGTGGCCCAAAAGCAGAGACCAGGTGTGGAAGGCAAATATACCTCATACCCATCTTGCAACTGAAAAATCTGACCAGAACTGGATGGTTGTGAAAGGCGAAACAATAGTGTTTCCTGGTGGAGGAACCCACTTCCATAATGGTGCTGATAAATACATTGCTTCAATTGCTAAT ATGCTTAATTTTCCAAACAACAATATAAACAATGGGGGAAGAGTCAGGTCTGTTCTTGATGTTGGCTGTGGGGTTGCTAGCTTTGGAGGATACCTCCTTTCCTCCAATGTGATAGCAATGTCATTGGCACCAAATGATgttcatcaaaatcaaatccaGTTTGCCTTAGAGAGGGGAATTCCAGCATATCTTGGTGTCTTGGGGACCCAAAGACTCCCTTATCCGAGTAGATCATTTGAACTTGCTCATTGTTCGCGCTGTAGAATTGATTGGCTCCAGAGAGATGGTTTACTTCTCCTTGAGCTGGATAGGTTACTGAGGCCAGGAGGTTATTTCGCGTACTCGTCTCCCGAAGCCTATGCACAGGATGAAGAGGATAGGAGGATATGGAGAGAAATGAGTGCTCTTGTGGAGAGGATGTGTTGGAAAATAGCTGCTAAGAAGGATCAGACTGTTATTTGGGTCAAGCCTCTCACTAATAGCTGCTACTTAAAGAGATTGCCTGGTACTAAGCCTCCACTCTGCAGATCTGATGATGATCCTGATGCTGTTTTGGGAGTTAAAATGAAAGCTTGCATTTCACGTTATTCAGATC AAATGCACAAAGCAAAAGGAAGTGGTTTGGCTCCTTGGCCTGCTCGATTGACTACTCCACCTCCTCGTCTGGCAGAAATTCACTATTCTACTGAAATGTTTGAGAAGGACATG GAAGTTTGGAAACAACGAGTTCATAATTACTGGAGCAAGCTAGCCAGTAAGATTAAGCCTGACACAATTCGCAACGTGATGGATATGAAGGCGAATTTGGGTTCATTTGCAGCAGCTTTGAAGGACAAAGATGTTTGGGTTATGAATGTGGTGCcagaaaatgaacaaaaaaatctcaagatAATATACGACAGAGGACTGATAGGAACAGTTCACAACTG GTGTGAAGCATTTTCAACCTACCCTCGAACGTACGATCTACTCCATGCATGGACTGTGTTTTCTGATATTATTAAGAAAGAATGCAGTCCAGAGGATTTATTAATTGAGATTGACAGAATCCTAAGGCCAAAGGGTTTCATCATCATCCATGATAAGCGTTCCATGGTGGAGTACATAAAGAAATACCTGTCAGCATTACACTGGAATGCTGTGACCATATATGATGTAGATCAAggtaaagatgatgatgatgatgaagtagTGCTTATAATTCAAAAGAAGATGTGGCTCACAAGTGAAAGCATTAAGGTCTCAGAATAG